Within Spinacia oleracea cultivar Varoflay chromosome 4, BTI_SOV_V1, whole genome shotgun sequence, the genomic segment cattgggatcaaAGGTGAGAGGAGATGTCAGGAGATGTTGCTGTGTAGTTTCTGGTGGTGTTTATGATAACTTGCTTTTCTTCCCAGCAATTCAGTTGATCAAGGATAGGTATCCTGGTGTTCAGGTTGATATAATTACATCAGCTAGGGGTAAACAGACTTATGAAATGAATAAAAATGTGAGGTGGGCAACTGCTTATGATCTTGATGATAACTTTCCTGATCCTGAGTACACTGACATGCTTGGACTTCTTAAGGTTGGTCACCCATTTTTTTCCCTTAAGCATCATACCTTCCAACTGTTAATATCTTGTAGCATATTGGGATTACCATCACAGTTAAAATGGATCACAGAACAGGATTCAAAAGATCAAGCAACAGAAAATCCTGAAAATCAGAACTACATACTCATAGAAAGAGAGTAGAAATTATACAAACAAAACTAGCAGGATTAGGGCATGCAACATTTTTGTTCATGACAACAGCCAGAGATGGAGTTAGCTATGTTTATCCCAATGTAAATGCAGCAGGAGCTGGACTCCTTCTGTCTGAAACATTTACACCATTACACCAGACAGTATGAATCTTTCAGAAGGAGGATATAACATGTGAGAGATTTCAGTTTGACAGAATACAACTAATACATAAGCAAAACTCAATTCCTTATTTTTCTTATGGGATTTTAATGTTACACTAGGTACCATCAGATGATTGAATGGTTAGGCCGGCCAGTTAAGGACATACCACAACATCTAGCTTCCCCCTTAAAGGTTTCAATTTCAAGGAAGCTGAAAGAAGCTGTGGAAGCTAAATATAAAGAAGCAGGAGCAGAAAAGGGAAAATATGTAGTTTTTTGGCAGCAATTTTTACTAGCTCAGACAATGTAAGCTTGTTTTTACTTAAACTAAAGCCACATGAGAAACTATGCAAATCTAGCAATTCCAAAACATTGAATCTTCGTCACAGTTGCATCTGAGCAGTTGTTTTGAAAGATAACACTGTAAGAATGCAGTCTAAGTGTATATATTCTGACCACACACATGTATACAGCAAATTTTGACCACACACATGACCACTAGGTTACTAACAAGACTACAACATTCTGCCTTTTTAGGAGAACCAATTCGAAGGTGAACTAGATCTAGCACATCTGCACACACATTCAACTTAAGGGTATCTAAGGGGCAAACGAACCCCACAATCCAAGTGCCGAGCAAACAAATGAAGCAAAGCAGAAAAAATAACATACAGAGCAGCAACAGAAGCAAACAGAGGAGAAACACACAGATGGAAGTGAAATTCTAAAGACCACCAGATCAGAATTCACATGCAGCAGCAGCAAGACCAGCAGATtagtattcaaagcaataaattagcaaatccagcagacttgtaattatggaaaaattaaagaactttaccaaatccatgaagatataaacgcttccatctttgtgtctaaacaacctaagtaaataaatactcggttgtaaaaaacttagcccattgctcacgaaccacatctatttcctcatcggtataaggcgcatttcttggagtgtaagcctgaaataagtaacatgataagtaatgctacttgtaaattaagaattctactacGTAAAAGTACTAGTATTAGTAGTTCAACTAACATATGGTAAAAGAACGAACATTATCTAACCGCTCATCAGTGTTATGGTGTAACGTGACTATTTCatgcatgaacttcataacgtaatagccacactcgcgggcgccgacttgttgagcacactgatttggagataaatcataaattatatatccaagtagttacccaaaaaaaaagtaaagctaATTAGTAAGCATGATATACCTTTACATGGAAGCCTTTCAACCCCTGCATAGTCGCTCTATTCGGACAAATCCCATCATTaaacttgtacacttggtatgccctggaagttgagtaaaacttcatgaatctgattcggcacgaaaagaaataacttaaaaagaatTGAAAGTAACTTACAAACACAAGATTCCCCATGCACTATTTTCTCGGTTGG encodes:
- the LOC130459315 gene encoding uncharacterized protein isoform X1, with protein sequence MSSSRIKANPQAASMYLKVVFNAEIEKEKKGDPNITKWFLIPYHQENHWILYVLDLRRGCAYIFDSAIGSNRENSAWGILCLAYQVYKFNDGICPNRATMQGLKGFHVKCAQQVGARECGYYVMKFMHEIVTLHHNTDERLDNAYTPRNAPYTDEEIDVVREQWAKFFTTEYLFT
- the LOC130459315 gene encoding uncharacterized protein isoform X3; its protein translation is MSSSRIKANPQAASMYLKVVFNAEIEKEKKGDPNITKWFLIPYHQEAYQVYKFNDGICPNRATMQGLKGFHVKCAQQVGARECGYYVMKFMHEIVTLHHNTDERLDNAYTPRNAPYTDEEIDVVREQWAKFFTTEYLFT
- the LOC130459315 gene encoding uncharacterized protein isoform X2, which gives rise to MSSSRIKANPQAASMYLKVVFNAEIEKEKKGDPNITKWFLIPYHQENHWILYVLDLRRGCAYIFDSAIGSNRENSAWGILCLAYQVYKFNDGICPNRATMQGLKGFHVKCAQQVGARECGYYVMKFMHEIVTLHHNTDERLTLQEMRLIPMRK